A single genomic interval of Adhaeribacter pallidiroseus harbors:
- a CDS encoding HAMP domain-containing sensor histidine kinase: protein MTIRTKLTLQFAGIFSFILVLFSIFIYVFVALYQEKDFRQNLKNRANIVAHVYLDANRVSQDTYRRILRQYNQTLPHEIVHVFDATGKLVFKEGEKDLTVEKTLLTNLQQGREVMQLKHGRQLVGIQYRDNKNQKLYLVIASSIDVNSRQQLHELRLILFIGCLVAAFIVLAAGWLFAQQALRPITKVVQEVENISASDLHLRLTDANGKDELSHLAHTFNKMLDRLEQAFEMQKTFISNASHELRTPLTAIIGELEVALMKPRTTHEYERVLQATLREAKLLTQLSNGLLQIAQASFDISKIRLNKVRFDEIVYQASEEMRKRHPQANLEINFENLPEDENKLFCLANESLLLIAFINVFENACKFSPDQGLISAIINITNRELQLRVIDRGVGIKEEDIKHVFVPFFRADNVRDISGHGIGLPLAEKIIKLHQGSIKVYSSLHVGTEVFISLPTIF from the coding sequence ATGACTATCCGTACGAAATTAACGCTTCAGTTTGCGGGTATTTTTTCTTTTATACTGGTACTTTTCTCCATCTTTATTTACGTGTTCGTAGCGCTGTATCAGGAAAAGGATTTCCGGCAAAATTTAAAAAACCGCGCTAATATTGTTGCCCACGTGTACCTCGATGCCAATCGCGTGAGTCAGGATACGTACCGGCGCATATTACGGCAATACAATCAAACTTTACCGCACGAAATTGTGCACGTGTTCGATGCAACCGGGAAGCTGGTATTTAAAGAAGGCGAAAAAGATTTAACCGTCGAAAAAACCTTACTAACTAACTTGCAGCAGGGGCGGGAGGTCATGCAACTAAAACATGGGCGGCAACTTGTCGGCATTCAATACCGCGATAATAAAAATCAAAAATTATATTTAGTAATTGCTTCTTCCATTGATGTAAATAGCCGGCAACAACTGCACGAGCTACGCCTGATCTTGTTTATTGGCTGTTTAGTAGCGGCCTTTATCGTTTTGGCGGCGGGTTGGTTATTTGCCCAGCAAGCTTTGCGCCCTATTACTAAAGTAGTGCAGGAAGTTGAAAATATCAGCGCCTCCGATTTGCACTTGCGCTTAACCGATGCCAACGGCAAAGACGAACTGTCGCATTTGGCGCATACTTTTAATAAAATGCTGGACCGGCTGGAGCAAGCCTTCGAAATGCAGAAAACCTTTATTTCGAATGCGTCGCACGAACTCCGGACACCACTAACCGCTATTATTGGGGAGTTGGAAGTAGCTTTAATGAAACCCCGTACTACTCACGAATACGAGCGGGTATTGCAGGCCACTCTCCGGGAAGCCAAGCTGTTAACGCAACTATCGAATGGCTTGCTGCAAATTGCGCAGGCTAGTTTCGACATCTCCAAAATTAGGTTAAACAAGGTTCGCTTCGACGAAATAGTTTATCAGGCCAGCGAAGAAATGCGGAAAAGGCATCCTCAGGCTAACTTGGAAATTAATTTTGAAAATTTACCCGAAGATGAGAACAAGCTTTTTTGTTTAGCTAACGAATCGCTGTTGCTCATTGCTTTTATTAATGTTTTTGAAAACGCCTGCAAGTTTTCGCCGGATCAAGGTTTAATTTCGGCTATTATTAATATTACTAACAGAGAGCTGCAATTACGGGTAATCGATCGGGGAGTAGGCATTAAAGAAGAAGATATTAAGCATGTATTTGTTCCGTTTTTCCGGGCCGATAACGTGCGCGATATTTCCGGGCACGGCATTGGTCTGCCCCTCGCCGAAAAAATAATTAAATTGCACCAAGGATCCATTAAAGTTTATTCGTCGCTGCATGTAGGTACCGAAGTTTTTATCTCTTTACCCACAATTTTTTAA
- a CDS encoding response regulator transcription factor, whose protein sequence is MKILLIEDEPKVASFIKKGLEEQSYDVDQAYDGFLGKRLALEKPYDLIILDIILPQLNGLEVCKAIRQHNSSVSILMLTALGNTTDKIEGLDAGADDYLVKPFEFQELLARIRALSRRKSDYPMAEVLRIADLELDSARKTVTRHGQPITLTAREFALLSYLLRNKGRVVSRVDIIEHVWETSFDTGSNVIDVYINFLRKKIDKDYATKLIHTLVGMGYVIKEA, encoded by the coding sequence ATGAAAATACTCTTGATCGAAGATGAACCCAAAGTAGCTTCTTTTATAAAAAAAGGTTTAGAAGAGCAATCTTACGACGTAGACCAGGCTTACGATGGTTTCTTAGGCAAGCGGCTAGCTCTCGAAAAACCTTACGATTTAATTATTCTGGACATTATCTTACCGCAATTAAACGGTTTGGAAGTATGTAAAGCTATCCGGCAGCATAATTCCTCGGTATCTATTTTAATGTTAACGGCCCTAGGCAATACCACGGATAAAATAGAAGGCCTGGATGCCGGTGCCGATGATTATTTGGTAAAACCGTTTGAATTCCAGGAGCTATTAGCCCGGATTCGGGCGCTAAGTCGGCGTAAAAGCGACTATCCAATGGCCGAAGTGTTGCGCATTGCGGATCTGGAGTTAGATAGTGCCCGAAAAACCGTTACGCGCCATGGCCAACCCATTACTTTAACCGCCCGCGAATTTGCTTTGCTCTCGTACTTATTGCGCAACAAAGGGCGTGTGGTTTCGCGGGTAGATATTATTGAACACGTTTGGGAAACCTCTTTTGATACCGGCAGCAATGTAATTGACGTATACATTAATTTTTTACGCAAGAAAATTGATAAAGACTACGCTACCAAGCTTATTCATACGCTGGTAGGAATGGGGTATGTTATAAAAGAAGCCTGA
- a CDS encoding NUDIX hydrolase, with the protein MVQTKFAGSNLHFKPEDILPSVSTDCVIFGLDNGKLKVLLLKRDIEPSRGLWALPGGFVLDFEELEMSAMRTLHDTTGMSNVFMEQVQAFGQVHRFPWRRVITVVYYALIKYRTDDLRAGPDASEINWFEMADLPELVFDHKHILTVTLQHLQNKVRSEPIGFELLPPKFTLTQLQELYEAVLRTTFDTRNFRKKLLKMNLLEQLDETQIGVAHRAARLYRFNPNIYQKLKEKGFTFEL; encoded by the coding sequence ATGGTACAAACCAAATTTGCCGGCTCTAATCTGCACTTTAAACCCGAAGATATTTTACCTTCTGTTTCCACGGATTGCGTTATTTTTGGTTTAGATAATGGCAAACTGAAAGTATTACTACTCAAACGGGATATTGAGCCTTCCCGGGGATTATGGGCCTTACCCGGCGGATTTGTATTGGATTTTGAGGAATTAGAAATGTCGGCAATGCGCACTTTGCACGATACTACGGGTATGTCGAACGTTTTTATGGAGCAAGTGCAGGCCTTTGGGCAGGTGCATCGCTTCCCGTGGCGACGGGTAATTACGGTGGTTTATTATGCCTTAATAAAATACCGCACCGATGATTTAAGAGCCGGTCCCGATGCCAGCGAAATTAATTGGTTCGAAATGGCGGATTTGCCCGAACTGGTGTTCGATCATAAGCACATTTTAACGGTTACCTTACAGCATTTACAAAATAAAGTACGCAGTGAACCCATCGGTTTTGAATTATTGCCGCCTAAATTTACCTTAACCCAACTCCAGGAGCTTTACGAAGCCGTATTGCGCACTACTTTCGACACCCGCAATTTCCGGAAAAAGCTGCTGAAGATGAACCTGCTCGAACAACTCGACGAAACGCAAATTGGGGTAGCGCACCGGGCCGCCCGCTTGTATCGCTTTAACCCGAATATTTACCAGAAATTAAAAGAAAAAGGCTTTACTTTTGAGCTGTAG
- a CDS encoding xylulokinase gives MYLLGYDIGSSSVKATLIDAATGVVLVSAFAPAQEMGMIVKQEGWAEQDPERWWYYLREVTHRVIQDSRIQAPDIKAVGIAYQMHGLVVVDKKQQVLRPSIIWCDSRAVRYGDKAFQEMGAETCLSCYLNSPGNFTASKLKWVKENEPDIFQQIDKFMLPGDYIAMKLSGKVQTTASGLSEGILWDFQKNAPAYDLLDYYGIPAELIPEIVPSFGIQSEVSAEAAAELGLATGTPIAYRAGDQPNNAFSLNVLHPGEIAATAGTSGVIYGVNNQFTYDPESRVNTFLHVNHTPEQTSTGTLLCVNGTGILNSWLRKTLFTSEKANASYTYEEINDLAQAVPAGAEGLLILPFGNGAERFLKNKQVGAHIAGLSFNQHTPAHLARAAQEGIIFALRYGFDIMKNMQINARTVKAGDANMFLSPLFAQTFATVTNTTVELYNTDGSQGAARGAGVGAGIYPDYTQAFTGLRRTRAVEPETALQDQYETIYQSWLAELQVQLNRKEI, from the coding sequence ATGTATTTACTAGGATATGATATTGGCTCTTCTTCGGTAAAAGCAACTTTAATAGATGCCGCTACCGGGGTAGTTTTAGTTTCGGCTTTTGCGCCGGCCCAGGAAATGGGGATGATTGTAAAACAAGAAGGCTGGGCCGAACAAGATCCGGAGCGCTGGTGGTATTATTTGCGCGAAGTGACCCATCGCGTAATCCAGGATAGTCGCATTCAGGCACCGGATATTAAGGCCGTTGGCATTGCTTACCAAATGCACGGCTTGGTAGTAGTAGATAAAAAGCAACAAGTACTCCGGCCGTCCATTATTTGGTGCGACAGCCGGGCGGTACGTTACGGAGATAAAGCTTTTCAGGAAATGGGTGCAGAAACCTGTTTATCCTGTTATTTAAATTCGCCGGGTAATTTTACAGCTTCCAAGCTTAAATGGGTAAAAGAAAACGAACCTGATATTTTCCAGCAAATCGATAAATTTATGCTGCCCGGCGACTATATCGCGATGAAGTTATCGGGCAAAGTGCAAACCACCGCCTCGGGTTTATCGGAAGGAATTTTGTGGGATTTTCAAAAAAATGCACCCGCTTACGATTTATTAGACTATTACGGCATTCCGGCCGAGCTGATTCCGGAGATTGTGCCCAGCTTTGGTATCCAGTCGGAAGTTTCCGCCGAAGCTGCTGCTGAACTAGGTTTAGCGACCGGTACCCCCATTGCTTACCGCGCCGGCGACCAGCCCAACAACGCTTTTTCTTTAAATGTACTGCACCCCGGTGAAATTGCCGCTACGGCGGGTACTTCCGGCGTAATTTATGGCGTAAACAACCAATTTACCTACGACCCGGAATCGCGGGTGAATACTTTTTTGCACGTAAACCATACCCCCGAACAAACTTCAACGGGTACTTTACTTTGCGTAAACGGCACCGGCATTCTAAATTCCTGGCTGCGCAAAACCTTATTTACCTCCGAAAAAGCCAATGCCAGTTATACCTACGAAGAAATAAACGACTTAGCCCAAGCTGTACCGGCCGGGGCAGAAGGTTTACTGATTTTGCCTTTTGGGAACGGTGCCGAACGTTTTTTAAAAAATAAACAAGTAGGAGCCCACATTGCCGGCTTATCTTTTAACCAGCATACGCCGGCGCATTTAGCCCGCGCCGCCCAGGAAGGAATTATTTTCGCATTGCGTTATGGGTTCGATATCATGAAAAACATGCAAATTAATGCCCGCACCGTTAAAGCCGGCGATGCTAATATGTTTTTGAGTCCTTTGTTCGCGCAAACTTTTGCCACTGTTACCAACACCACTGTAGAACTATACAATACCGATGGGTCGCAGGGAGCCGCCCGGGGAGCCGGCGTGGGAGCCGGTATTTACCCGGATTATACGCAAGCCTTTACGGGATTGCGCCGTACCCGGGCCGTAGAACCCGAAACTGCTTTACAAGACCAGTACGAAACCATCTACCAAAGCTGGCTCGCAGAATTACAGGTACAGTTAAACCGGAAAGAAATTTAA
- the xylA gene encoding xylose isomerase, translated as MAVKVVTGAKEYFPNISQIAYEGKESTNPFAFKYYDENKVVAGKPMKDHFKFSVAYWHSFTGTGGDPFGPGTREFPWSTSSDAITCAKEKMDAAFEFTSKLGLGYYCFHDFDVVAEGKSIIESERNLQTMVDYAKQKQQESGVGLLWGTANLFSHPRYMNGAATNPDFNVLPYAAAQVKAAIDATIALGGQNYVFWGGREGYMSLLNTNTKREIEHMGRFLAMARDYGRKAGFTGTFLIEPKPMEPTKHQYDFDAATVIGFLNKFNLQEDFKLNLETNHATLAQHTFAHELQIAADAGLLGSIDANRGDYQNGWDTDQFPVDLYELTEAMLVILEAGGLGSGGVNFDAKLRRNSTDLEDLFLAHIGGIDAFARGLLIADNILQKSDYKKLRQNRYASFDSGEGQRFEQGALSLEDLRELALKNGEPQQISGKQELFENLINQYI; from the coding sequence ATGGCAGTTAAAGTAGTTACAGGAGCGAAAGAATACTTCCCGAATATTTCGCAGATTGCTTACGAAGGTAAAGAATCGACCAACCCTTTTGCGTTTAAATACTACGACGAAAACAAAGTAGTGGCGGGTAAACCCATGAAAGACCATTTTAAGTTTTCGGTAGCTTATTGGCATTCTTTTACCGGTACCGGCGGCGATCCGTTTGGGCCGGGTACCCGCGAATTTCCGTGGTCTACCAGTTCGGATGCGATTACCTGCGCCAAAGAAAAAATGGATGCGGCGTTTGAATTTACTTCCAAGTTAGGTCTTGGCTATTACTGCTTCCACGATTTTGATGTGGTAGCCGAAGGTAAATCGATAATCGAATCGGAACGCAACCTGCAAACCATGGTGGATTATGCCAAACAAAAGCAACAGGAATCTGGCGTGGGCTTACTGTGGGGAACGGCTAACTTGTTTTCGCACCCGCGTTACATGAACGGAGCGGCTACTAACCCTGATTTTAACGTTTTACCGTATGCGGCGGCACAGGTAAAAGCGGCTATAGATGCCACAATTGCTTTAGGCGGACAAAATTACGTATTCTGGGGTGGTCGCGAAGGTTATATGTCGTTGCTCAACACCAACACCAAGCGCGAAATTGAACACATGGGTCGCTTTTTAGCCATGGCCCGCGATTACGGCCGCAAAGCTGGTTTTACCGGTACGTTCCTCATCGAGCCAAAGCCCATGGAACCAACCAAGCACCAGTATGATTTTGATGCCGCTACCGTAATCGGATTTTTAAATAAATTTAATTTACAGGAGGATTTTAAGCTAAACCTGGAAACCAACCACGCTACTTTGGCGCAGCACACTTTTGCCCACGAGTTGCAAATTGCCGCCGATGCTGGTTTATTAGGCAGCATTGATGCCAACCGCGGCGATTACCAAAACGGCTGGGATACCGACCAGTTCCCGGTTGATTTATACGAGCTAACCGAAGCCATGCTGGTAATTTTGGAAGCAGGTGGTTTAGGATCCGGTGGCGTAAACTTCGATGCCAAGCTGCGTCGTAATTCTACCGACCTGGAAGATTTATTCTTAGCGCATATTGGCGGAATCGATGCCTTTGCCCGGGGTTTATTAATTGCCGATAATATCCTACAGAAATCAGATTATAAGAAACTGCGCCAGAACCGCTATGCCTCTTTCGACAGCGGCGAAGGGCAGCGTTTTGAACAAGGCGCCTTGTCGTTGGAAGATTTGCGGGAACTAGCCCTGAAAAACGGGGAACCGCAGCAAATAAGCGGCAAACAAGAGCTGTTCGAAAACTTAATTAACCAATATATTTAA
- a CDS encoding sodium/sugar symporter produces MKSIDYIVFLVYFIIVSGYGYWIYRKNKTVTADSKDYFLAEGSLTWWAIGSSLIASNISAEQFIGMSGSGFAMGLAISTYEWMAAATLMVVAVFFIPIYLKNKIYTMPQFLSQRYNDAVSTIMAIFWLLVYVFVNLSSILYLGALAVQTVSGLDFFYCMYGLAIFAIFITLGGMKVIGYTDVIQVFVLVLGGLATTYLALDLVATTLGDGGAWEGLGYLRKEAADHFSMILDKGEILIPNGEGGTRDAYMDLPGLSVLIGGMWIINLNYWGCNQYITQRALGADLKTARSGLLFAAFLKLMMPIIVVLPGIAAYVLFKNGQFQTEMANEAGNVIPDHAYPVLLNLLPAGLKGLSFAALTAAIVASLAGKANSISTIFTLDIYRKFFNRNASEQRLVTFGKLVVVVAFIIALFVAPVLRNLDQAFQYIQEYTGFISPGVFAIFALGFFWKRTTAPAALVAAVLTIPLSTYLKFQFPEIPFIDRMGIVFVILVALMVIITLFDPKSKNNPKGLEIDASMFKTSTSFAVGAVIICGVIAALYTIFW; encoded by the coding sequence ATGAAATCAATTGACTACATCGTTTTCCTGGTGTACTTTATAATTGTATCTGGCTACGGCTACTGGATTTACCGAAAAAACAAAACTGTCACGGCCGATTCCAAAGATTACTTCTTGGCCGAAGGCTCTTTAACCTGGTGGGCCATAGGCTCTTCCCTGATTGCCTCTAACATTTCGGCGGAACAATTTATTGGCATGTCGGGTTCGGGTTTTGCCATGGGTTTGGCTATTTCTACTTACGAATGGATGGCGGCGGCCACCTTAATGGTAGTAGCTGTTTTCTTTATACCCATTTATCTTAAAAATAAGATTTACACCATGCCGCAGTTTTTATCGCAGCGTTACAACGATGCGGTAAGTACCATTATGGCTATATTCTGGTTGCTGGTTTACGTATTTGTGAACTTGTCTTCGATCCTTTATCTGGGTGCCTTGGCGGTGCAAACGGTATCGGGCCTCGACTTTTTCTACTGCATGTACGGTCTGGCTATTTTCGCCATTTTCATTACCCTGGGCGGCATGAAAGTAATTGGGTATACCGATGTTATTCAGGTGTTTGTACTGGTGCTGGGCGGTTTAGCGACTACTTACTTAGCCTTGGATTTAGTGGCCACTACTTTGGGCGATGGTGGTGCCTGGGAAGGCTTAGGCTATTTGCGCAAAGAAGCCGCCGACCACTTTAGTATGATTTTAGACAAAGGTGAGATCCTGATTCCGAACGGAGAAGGCGGTACCCGCGATGCATACATGGATTTACCGGGCCTTTCGGTATTAATTGGCGGTATGTGGATTATTAACTTAAACTACTGGGGTTGTAATCAATATATTACCCAACGGGCTTTAGGGGCCGATTTAAAAACTGCCCGCAGTGGTTTGTTGTTTGCTGCTTTTTTAAAATTAATGATGCCGATTATCGTGGTATTGCCGGGTATTGCGGCTTACGTGCTTTTCAAAAACGGCCAGTTCCAGACCGAAATGGCTAATGAGGCCGGTAATGTAATTCCGGATCATGCTTACCCCGTTTTGTTAAATTTACTACCAGCGGGTTTAAAAGGTTTATCGTTTGCGGCGCTTACGGCGGCTATTGTGGCTTCGCTGGCCGGTAAAGCCAACAGCATTTCTACCATTTTTACCCTGGATATTTATCGTAAATTCTTTAACCGTAATGCTTCCGAGCAACGTTTGGTTACCTTTGGCAAACTAGTAGTGGTAGTAGCTTTTATCATTGCTTTGTTTGTAGCTCCTGTTTTACGTAATCTCGACCAGGCATTTCAATATATTCAGGAATATACCGGCTTTATTTCGCCGGGAGTATTTGCCATTTTTGCGCTGGGATTTTTCTGGAAACGTACTACCGCTCCGGCGGCTTTAGTAGCCGCCGTTTTAACCATTCCGTTGTCTACTTATTTAAAATTTCAATTCCCCGAAATTCCTTTTATCGACCGGATGGGCATTGTGTTTGTGATTTTAGTGGCCTTAATGGTTATTATTACTTTATTTGATCCAAAAAGCAAGAACAATCCCAAAGGCTTGGAAATTGATGCTTCCATGTTTAAAACCTCTACTTCGTTTGCCGTAGGAGCGGTGATCATTTGCGGTGTAATTGCGGCTTTGTACACCATATTCTGGTAA
- a CDS encoding T9SS type A sorting domain-containing protein, with protein sequence MPSLTVTTSDDRTPQSSGYQYHTATAQQVPGTSPSAYTWYYEDANGNPGSVITTGLTLNKLPIAPCSNIKYQLRVTTACGTAIYRGYAYNSSCGSTFAVYPNPADEQLTIESTEESETNAKEEVNIKIYNQLNEVVLSQKGKKQKSTLNTKALKNGLYYLHITDKNGKVSKHQIAISH encoded by the coding sequence ATTCCATCTTTAACAGTAACAACATCCGACGACCGAACACCACAATCATCGGGTTATCAATATCACACTGCTACTGCACAGCAAGTTCCAGGTACTAGCCCTAGCGCCTATACTTGGTATTATGAAGATGCGAATGGTAATCCTGGAAGCGTTATTACAACTGGTTTAACTTTAAATAAGTTACCTATCGCACCCTGCTCCAATATAAAATACCAGCTACGGGTAACTACTGCTTGCGGAACAGCCATTTACAGAGGCTATGCCTATAATTCTTCTTGTGGTTCTACGTTTGCCGTTTATCCTAACCCTGCTGACGAGCAATTAACAATTGAAAGCACAGAAGAATCCGAGACAAACGCAAAAGAAGAAGTTAATATAAAAATCTATAATCAATTAAATGAAGTTGTTCTATCACAGAAAGGTAAAAAACAAAAATCTACTTTAAACACGAAAGCTCTAAAAAATGGTTTATACTACTTACATATTACAGATAAGAATGGAAAAGTTAGTAAGCACCAAATAGCTATAAGCCATTAA
- a CDS encoding PepSY domain-containing protein, with translation MKNFTKNFYRTFLLLFFLTPGLLWAQNGRINIEKEKKSLFANHVDFMNVPDQAPAFIRGQIQFYSDSVHSIIVKPNLLKSQEKDEIGYKHYKWQQTINGIPVEGAIYIQHTKNGKVLSQNGLWIKDIPAIPKTAALSAANALQKALNFVNAKKYKWEIPEEEKVLQEIKNDDNATYYPKGELVYFGGRSELIPANLRLAYKFNIYAHDPGSRNLIFVDVINGNILDSENLLHTIDAVGTATTVYSGAQSIHYR, from the coding sequence ATGAAAAACTTTACTAAAAATTTTTACCGAACTTTTCTTTTATTATTTTTTCTGACCCCTGGTTTATTATGGGCCCAGAATGGAAGAATTAATATCGAAAAAGAGAAAAAAAGTTTATTTGCGAATCATGTGGATTTTATGAATGTACCGGATCAGGCTCCTGCTTTTATTAGAGGCCAAATTCAATTCTATTCAGATAGTGTCCATTCCATTATTGTTAAACCTAATTTACTTAAATCTCAAGAGAAAGATGAAATAGGTTATAAGCATTATAAATGGCAGCAAACTATTAATGGGATACCGGTTGAAGGTGCGATTTATATACAACATACAAAGAATGGGAAAGTTCTAAGCCAAAATGGTCTATGGATCAAAGATATACCAGCTATTCCAAAAACCGCCGCATTATCGGCGGCCAACGCTTTACAAAAGGCATTAAATTTTGTAAATGCTAAAAAATACAAATGGGAAATACCCGAAGAAGAAAAAGTTCTTCAAGAAATAAAGAATGATGACAATGCTACTTATTATCCAAAAGGAGAACTGGTTTATTTTGGAGGTAGATCAGAACTTATTCCAGCTAATTTACGACTGGCATATAAATTTAATATATATGCGCATGACCCTGGTAGTAGGAATTTAATATTTGTAGATGTGATAAATGGAAATATATTAGATAGCGAGAACCTGCTTCATACAATAGATGCTGTCGGAACGGCTACAACTGTTTATAGTGGTGCACAAAGTATCCACTACCGATAA
- a CDS encoding WD40/YVTN/BNR-like repeat-containing protein, which yields MNNSKMFYLFIICFLFSCNQQNVDPLVNNNNWQTVNINYQGTLTDIKFVSVDTGYTFGNDPNILLKTTDGGNSWEALPFPSSASDMFTSFYPITSKIILAGRYIPYRSMDGGRTWTKLSALDSTSIRQFEFTSATVGYACTGNGVYKTTDTGNSWRLVKQKSLAYDAIQFLDAQNGFISGGGLVEYNASKIIATYGFLARTKDGGETWINLDKGDWSTKTQNLKKITGMQFIDTNYGYLSTIENELLRTTDGGSTWEIINNDKDFVDSYAIPLFINKDTGFLRSGKTIFRTEDGGKTLKKDYYNEQQDILKLYSTPDNKIFAVGRDGLLLKRK from the coding sequence ATGAACAATTCAAAGATGTTTTATTTATTTATTATATGCTTTCTTTTCTCTTGTAATCAGCAGAATGTTGATCCTCTAGTGAATAATAACAATTGGCAAACAGTTAATATTAATTACCAAGGAACATTGACTGATATAAAATTCGTGTCAGTCGATACGGGATACACTTTTGGAAATGACCCTAATATTCTATTGAAAACAACTGATGGTGGCAATTCTTGGGAAGCATTACCTTTTCCATCTTCTGCTTCAGATATGTTTACAAGTTTTTATCCAATAACTAGCAAAATTATTCTGGCAGGACGCTATATACCCTACCGTTCTATGGATGGAGGCCGTACCTGGACGAAGCTTTCTGCCCTTGATAGTACAAGCATCCGGCAGTTTGAGTTTACTAGTGCTACTGTAGGCTATGCCTGTACCGGTAATGGTGTGTATAAAACAACTGATACCGGCAACAGTTGGCGCCTAGTGAAACAGAAAAGCCTTGCCTACGATGCTATTCAATTTCTGGATGCACAGAATGGTTTTATCAGCGGTGGGGGTTTAGTAGAATACAATGCTAGTAAGATAATAGCTACTTACGGATTTCTAGCCAGAACCAAAGACGGAGGCGAAACGTGGATAAATTTAGATAAAGGAGACTGGAGCACCAAAACCCAAAATTTAAAAAAAATAACGGGCATGCAATTTATTGATACAAACTATGGCTATTTATCCACCATTGAGAATGAACTTTTAAGAACTACTGATGGTGGCAGTACCTGGGAGATCATTAATAATGATAAAGACTTTGTTGATTCGTATGCCATTCCCCTTTTTATTAATAAAGATACCGGCTTTTTAAGATCGGGTAAAACTATCTTTCGAACCGAAGATGGGGGAAAAACACTAAAAAAAGATTATTATAATGAGCAACAAGATATATTGAAACTGTACAGCACGCCTGATAATAAAATTTTTGCGGTGGGGAGAGATGGATTACTATTAAAAAGAAAATAA